In Parus major isolate Abel chromosome 1, Parus_major1.1, whole genome shotgun sequence, the following proteins share a genomic window:
- the KLHL15 gene encoding kelch-like protein 15 isoform X1 translates to MAGDVEGFSSSIHDTSVSAGFRALYEEGLLLDVTLVIEDHQFQAHKALLATQSDYFRIMFTADMRERDQDKIHLKGLTATGFSHVLQFMYYGTIELSMNTVHEILQAAMYVQLIEVVKFCCSFLLAKICLENCAEIMRLLDDFGVNIEGVREKLDSFLLENFVPLMSRPDFLSYLSFEKLMSYLDNDHLSRFPEIELYEAVQAWLRHDRRRWRHTDTIIQNIRFCLMTPSSVFEKVKTSEFYRYSRQLRHEVDQAMNYFHSVHQQPLMEMKSNKIRSAKPQTAVFRGMIGHSMVNSKILLLHKPRVWWELEGPQVPLRPDCLAIVNNFVFLLGGEELGPDGEFHASSKVFRYDPRQNTWLRMADMSVPRSEFAVGVIGRYVYAVAGRTRDETFYSTERYDITEDKWEFVDPYPVNKYGHEGTVLGNKLYITGGITSSSTSKQVCVFDPSKEGTVEQRTRRTQVVTNCWENKCKMNYARCFHKMISYNGKLYVFGGVCVILRASFESQGCPSTEVYDPDTDQWTILASMPIGRSGHGVAVLDKQIMVLGGLCYNGHYSDSILTFDPEENKWKEDEYPRMPCKLDGLQVCSLHFPEYVLEHVRRCS, encoded by the exons ATGGCAGGGGACGTGGAAGGGTTTAGCTCCTCCATCCATGACACCAGTGTCTCTGCAGGATTCAGAGCACTGTATGAGGAGGGATTGCTTCTTGATGTCACACTTGTCATTGAAGACCACCAATTTCAGGCCCATAAAGCACTGCTTGCCACCCAGAGTGATTACTTCAGGATTATGTTCACAGCAGACATGCGAGAACGAGATCAGGACAAAATCCATTTGAAAGGTCTGACAGCTACAGGCTTCAGTCATGTCCTCCAATTCATGTACTATGGAACTATTGAACTGAGTATGAACACTGTTCATGAAATCCTTCAGGCTGCCATGTATGTTCAGCTTATAGAGGTGGTAaagttttgctgctcttttctcttAGCTAAAATCTGCTTAGAAAACTGTGCAGAAATTATGAGACTACTGGATGATTTTGGTGTAAACATCGAAGGAGTCAGGGAAAAACTGGATTCCTTTCTGCTAGAGAATTTTGTGCCACTCATGTCCAGACCTGACTTTCTTTCATATCTTAGCTTTGAGAAGCTCATGTCTTACTTGGATAATGATCATCTGAGCAGGTTTCCAGAGATAGAGCTGTATGAAGCTGTTCAGGCCTGGCTACGCCATGATAGAAGACGCTGGAGACATACGGACACCATCATTCAGAACATCAGGTTTTGTTTGATGACACCATCCAGTGTTTTTGAGAAG GTAAAAACATCAGAGTTTTATCGATACTCCCGGCAGCTGCGACATGAGGTTGACCAAGCCATGAATTACTTTCATAGCGTTCACCAACAGCCTTTGATGGAAATGAAATCGAACAAAATTCGTTCCGCCAAACCCCAGACTGCAGTATTTAGAGGAATGATAGGACACAGTATGGTAAACAGTAAAATTCTTCTCTTGCACAAACCAAGGGTCTGGTGGGAACTAGAGGGTCCTCAAGTACCTTTACGACCAGACTGCCTTGCCATTGTAAATAACTTCGTGTTCTTATTAGGTGGGGAAGAACTGGGGCCAGATGGTGAGTTCCATGCTTCATCCAAAGTGTTTAGATATGACCCAAGACAGAACACCTGGTTACGAATGGCAGACATGTCTGTGCCACGTTCTGAGTTTGCTGTTGGAGTGATTGGCAGGTATGTTTATGCAGTGGCTGGGAGAACAAGGGATGAAACGTTTTACTCAACTGAACGGTATGATATTACTGAAGATAAATGGGAATTTGTGGATCCCTATCCAGTCAATAAGTATGGACATGAGGGGACTGTGCTTGGTAACAAGTTGTATATCACTGGTGGAATTACATCATCTTCAACTTCAAAGCAAGTGTGTGTGTTTGATCCCAGTAAAGAAGGGACGGTAGAGCAGCGAACACGGAGAACTCAAGTGGTCACTAACTGTTGGGAGaacaaatgtaaaatgaatTATGCAAGATGCTTTCACAAAATGATTTCTTATAATGGTAAGCTTTATGTCTTTGGTGGTGTCTGTGTGATCTTGAGAGCCTCCTTTGAATCTCAAGGATGTCCATCTACAGAGGTTTATGACCCTGATACCGATCAATGGACTATATTGGCTTCTATGCCAATAGGTAGGAGTGGTCATGGTGTAGCTGTTCTGGACAAACAGATAATGGTTCTTGGAGGCCTTTGTTACAATGGTCATTACAGTGATTCGATTCTCACTTTTGatccagaggaaaacaaatggaaagaaGATGAATATCCAAGGATGCCATGCAAGCTGGATGGCTTACAGGTCTGCAGCCTGCACTTTCCTGAGTATGTTTTGGAGCATGTTAGACGTTGCAGCTAA
- the KLHL15 gene encoding kelch-like protein 15 isoform X3 — protein MAGDVEGFSSSIHDTSVSAGFRALYEEGLLLDVTLVIEDHQFQAHKALLATQSDYFRIMFTADMRERDQDKIHLKGLTATGFSHVLQFMYYGTIELSMNTVHEILQAAMYVQLIEVVKFCCSFLLAKICLENCAEIMRLLDDFGVNIEGVREKLDSFLLENFVPLMSRPDFLSYLSFEKLMSYLDNDHLSRFPEIELYEAVQAWLRHDRRRWRHTDTIIQNIRFCLMTPSSVFEKVKTSEFYRYSRQLRHEVDQAMNYFHSVHQQPLMEMKSNKIRSAKPQTAVFRGMIGHSMVNSKILLLHKPRVWWELEGPQVPLRPDCLAIVNNFVFLLGGEELGPDGEFHASSKVFRYDPRQNTWLRMADMSVPRSEFAVGVIGRYVYAVAGRTRDETFYSTERYDITEDKWEFVDPYPVNKYGHEGTVLGNKLYITGGITSSSTSKQVCVFDPSKEGTVEQRTRRTQVVTNCWENKCKMNYARCFHKMISYNESNFTLLWIQYAPTCIYALFGFSS, from the exons ATGGCAGGGGACGTGGAAGGGTTTAGCTCCTCCATCCATGACACCAGTGTCTCTGCAGGATTCAGAGCACTGTATGAGGAGGGATTGCTTCTTGATGTCACACTTGTCATTGAAGACCACCAATTTCAGGCCCATAAAGCACTGCTTGCCACCCAGAGTGATTACTTCAGGATTATGTTCACAGCAGACATGCGAGAACGAGATCAGGACAAAATCCATTTGAAAGGTCTGACAGCTACAGGCTTCAGTCATGTCCTCCAATTCATGTACTATGGAACTATTGAACTGAGTATGAACACTGTTCATGAAATCCTTCAGGCTGCCATGTATGTTCAGCTTATAGAGGTGGTAaagttttgctgctcttttctcttAGCTAAAATCTGCTTAGAAAACTGTGCAGAAATTATGAGACTACTGGATGATTTTGGTGTAAACATCGAAGGAGTCAGGGAAAAACTGGATTCCTTTCTGCTAGAGAATTTTGTGCCACTCATGTCCAGACCTGACTTTCTTTCATATCTTAGCTTTGAGAAGCTCATGTCTTACTTGGATAATGATCATCTGAGCAGGTTTCCAGAGATAGAGCTGTATGAAGCTGTTCAGGCCTGGCTACGCCATGATAGAAGACGCTGGAGACATACGGACACCATCATTCAGAACATCAGGTTTTGTTTGATGACACCATCCAGTGTTTTTGAGAAG GTAAAAACATCAGAGTTTTATCGATACTCCCGGCAGCTGCGACATGAGGTTGACCAAGCCATGAATTACTTTCATAGCGTTCACCAACAGCCTTTGATGGAAATGAAATCGAACAAAATTCGTTCCGCCAAACCCCAGACTGCAGTATTTAGAGGAATGATAGGACACAGTATGGTAAACAGTAAAATTCTTCTCTTGCACAAACCAAGGGTCTGGTGGGAACTAGAGGGTCCTCAAGTACCTTTACGACCAGACTGCCTTGCCATTGTAAATAACTTCGTGTTCTTATTAGGTGGGGAAGAACTGGGGCCAGATGGTGAGTTCCATGCTTCATCCAAAGTGTTTAGATATGACCCAAGACAGAACACCTGGTTACGAATGGCAGACATGTCTGTGCCACGTTCTGAGTTTGCTGTTGGAGTGATTGGCAGGTATGTTTATGCAGTGGCTGGGAGAACAAGGGATGAAACGTTTTACTCAACTGAACGGTATGATATTACTGAAGATAAATGGGAATTTGTGGATCCCTATCCAGTCAATAAGTATGGACATGAGGGGACTGTGCTTGGTAACAAGTTGTATATCACTGGTGGAATTACATCATCTTCAACTTCAAAGCAAGTGTGTGTGTTTGATCCCAGTAAAGAAGGGACGGTAGAGCAGCGAACACGGAGAACTCAAGTGGTCACTAACTGTTGGGAGaacaaatgtaaaatgaatTATGCAAGATGCTTTCACAAAATGATTTCTTATAATG
- the KLHL15 gene encoding kelch-like protein 15 isoform X6, translated as MAGDVEGFSSSIHDTSVSAGFRALYEEGLLLDVTLVIEDHQFQAHKALLATQSDYFRIMFTADMRERDQDKIHLKGLTATGFSHVLQFMYYGTIELSMNTVHEILQAAMYVQLIEVVKFCCSFLLAKICLENCAEIMRLLDDFGVNIEGVREKLDSFLLENFVPLMSRPDFLSYLSFEKLMSYLDNDHLSRFPEIELYEAVQAWLRHDRRRWRHTDTIIQNIRFCLMTPSSVFEKVKTSEFYRYSRQLRHEVDQAMNYFHSVHQQPLMEMKSNKIRSAKPQTAVFRGMIGHSMVGKNWGQMVSSMLHPKCLDMTQDRTPGYEWQTCLCHVLSLLLE; from the exons ATGGCAGGGGACGTGGAAGGGTTTAGCTCCTCCATCCATGACACCAGTGTCTCTGCAGGATTCAGAGCACTGTATGAGGAGGGATTGCTTCTTGATGTCACACTTGTCATTGAAGACCACCAATTTCAGGCCCATAAAGCACTGCTTGCCACCCAGAGTGATTACTTCAGGATTATGTTCACAGCAGACATGCGAGAACGAGATCAGGACAAAATCCATTTGAAAGGTCTGACAGCTACAGGCTTCAGTCATGTCCTCCAATTCATGTACTATGGAACTATTGAACTGAGTATGAACACTGTTCATGAAATCCTTCAGGCTGCCATGTATGTTCAGCTTATAGAGGTGGTAaagttttgctgctcttttctcttAGCTAAAATCTGCTTAGAAAACTGTGCAGAAATTATGAGACTACTGGATGATTTTGGTGTAAACATCGAAGGAGTCAGGGAAAAACTGGATTCCTTTCTGCTAGAGAATTTTGTGCCACTCATGTCCAGACCTGACTTTCTTTCATATCTTAGCTTTGAGAAGCTCATGTCTTACTTGGATAATGATCATCTGAGCAGGTTTCCAGAGATAGAGCTGTATGAAGCTGTTCAGGCCTGGCTACGCCATGATAGAAGACGCTGGAGACATACGGACACCATCATTCAGAACATCAGGTTTTGTTTGATGACACCATCCAGTGTTTTTGAGAAG GTAAAAACATCAGAGTTTTATCGATACTCCCGGCAGCTGCGACATGAGGTTGACCAAGCCATGAATTACTTTCATAGCGTTCACCAACAGCCTTTGATGGAAATGAAATCGAACAAAATTCGTTCCGCCAAACCCCAGACTGCAGTATTTAGAGGAATGATAGGACACAGTATG GTGGGGAAGAACTGGGGCCAGATGGTGAGTTCCATGCTTCATCCAAAGTGTTTAGATATGACCCAAGACAGAACACCTGGTTACGAATGGCAGACATGTCTGTGCCACGTTCTGAGTTTGCTGTTGGAGTGA
- the KLHL15 gene encoding kelch-like protein 15 isoform X4, whose product MAGDVEGFSSSIHDTSVSAGFRALYEEGLLLDVTLVIEDHQFQAHKALLATQSDYFRIMFTADMRERDQDKIHLKGLTATGFSHVLQFMYYGTIELSMNTVHEILQAAMYVQLIEVVKFCCSFLLAKICLENCAEIMRLLDDFGVNIEGVREKLDSFLLENFVPLMSRPDFLSYLSFEKLMSYLDNDHLSRFPEIELYEAVQAWLRHDRRRWRHTDTIIQNIRFCLMTPSSVFEKVKTSEFYRYSRQLRHEVDQAMNYFHSVHQQPLMEMKSNKIRSAKPQTAVFRGMIGHSMVNSKILLLHKPRVWWELEGPQVPLRPDCLAIVNNFVFLLGGEELGPDGEFHASSKVFRYDPRQNTWLRMADMSVPRSEFAVGVIGRGKQMERR is encoded by the exons ATGGCAGGGGACGTGGAAGGGTTTAGCTCCTCCATCCATGACACCAGTGTCTCTGCAGGATTCAGAGCACTGTATGAGGAGGGATTGCTTCTTGATGTCACACTTGTCATTGAAGACCACCAATTTCAGGCCCATAAAGCACTGCTTGCCACCCAGAGTGATTACTTCAGGATTATGTTCACAGCAGACATGCGAGAACGAGATCAGGACAAAATCCATTTGAAAGGTCTGACAGCTACAGGCTTCAGTCATGTCCTCCAATTCATGTACTATGGAACTATTGAACTGAGTATGAACACTGTTCATGAAATCCTTCAGGCTGCCATGTATGTTCAGCTTATAGAGGTGGTAaagttttgctgctcttttctcttAGCTAAAATCTGCTTAGAAAACTGTGCAGAAATTATGAGACTACTGGATGATTTTGGTGTAAACATCGAAGGAGTCAGGGAAAAACTGGATTCCTTTCTGCTAGAGAATTTTGTGCCACTCATGTCCAGACCTGACTTTCTTTCATATCTTAGCTTTGAGAAGCTCATGTCTTACTTGGATAATGATCATCTGAGCAGGTTTCCAGAGATAGAGCTGTATGAAGCTGTTCAGGCCTGGCTACGCCATGATAGAAGACGCTGGAGACATACGGACACCATCATTCAGAACATCAGGTTTTGTTTGATGACACCATCCAGTGTTTTTGAGAAG GTAAAAACATCAGAGTTTTATCGATACTCCCGGCAGCTGCGACATGAGGTTGACCAAGCCATGAATTACTTTCATAGCGTTCACCAACAGCCTTTGATGGAAATGAAATCGAACAAAATTCGTTCCGCCAAACCCCAGACTGCAGTATTTAGAGGAATGATAGGACACAGTATGGTAAACAGTAAAATTCTTCTCTTGCACAAACCAAGGGTCTGGTGGGAACTAGAGGGTCCTCAAGTACCTTTACGACCAGACTGCCTTGCCATTGTAAATAACTTCGTGTTCTTATTAGGTGGGGAAGAACTGGGGCCAGATGGTGAGTTCCATGCTTCATCCAAAGTGTTTAGATATGACCCAAGACAGAACACCTGGTTACGAATGGCAGACATGTCTGTGCCACGTTCTGAGTTTGCTGTTGGAGTGATTGGCAG aggaaaacaaatggaaagaaGATGA
- the KLHL15 gene encoding kelch-like protein 15 isoform X2 — MAGDVEGFSSSIHDTSVSAGFRALYEEGLLLDVTLVIEDHQFQAHKALLATQSDYFRIMFTADMRERDQDKIHLKGLTATGFSHVLQFMYYGTIELSMNTVHEILQAAMYVQLIEVVKFCCSFLLAKICLENCAEIMRLLDDFGVNIEGVREKLDSFLLENFVPLMSRPDFLSYLSFEKLMSYLDNDHLSRFPEIELYEAVQAWLRHDRRRWRHTDTIIQNIRFCLMTPSSVFEKVKTSEFYRYSRQLRHEVDQAMNYFHSVHQQPLMEMKSNKIRSAKPQTAVFRGMIGHSMVNSKILLLHKPRVWWELEGPQVPLRPDCLAIVNNFVFLLGGEELGPDGEFHASSKVFRYDPRQNTWLRMADMSVPRSEFAVGVIGRYVYAVAGRTRDETFYSTERYDITEDKWEFVDPYPVNKYGHEGTVLGNKLYITGGITSSSTSKQVCVFDPSKEGTVEQRTRRTQVVTNCWENKCKMNYARCFHKMISYNEENKWKEDEYPRMPCKLDGLQVCSLHFPEYVLEHVRRCS, encoded by the exons ATGGCAGGGGACGTGGAAGGGTTTAGCTCCTCCATCCATGACACCAGTGTCTCTGCAGGATTCAGAGCACTGTATGAGGAGGGATTGCTTCTTGATGTCACACTTGTCATTGAAGACCACCAATTTCAGGCCCATAAAGCACTGCTTGCCACCCAGAGTGATTACTTCAGGATTATGTTCACAGCAGACATGCGAGAACGAGATCAGGACAAAATCCATTTGAAAGGTCTGACAGCTACAGGCTTCAGTCATGTCCTCCAATTCATGTACTATGGAACTATTGAACTGAGTATGAACACTGTTCATGAAATCCTTCAGGCTGCCATGTATGTTCAGCTTATAGAGGTGGTAaagttttgctgctcttttctcttAGCTAAAATCTGCTTAGAAAACTGTGCAGAAATTATGAGACTACTGGATGATTTTGGTGTAAACATCGAAGGAGTCAGGGAAAAACTGGATTCCTTTCTGCTAGAGAATTTTGTGCCACTCATGTCCAGACCTGACTTTCTTTCATATCTTAGCTTTGAGAAGCTCATGTCTTACTTGGATAATGATCATCTGAGCAGGTTTCCAGAGATAGAGCTGTATGAAGCTGTTCAGGCCTGGCTACGCCATGATAGAAGACGCTGGAGACATACGGACACCATCATTCAGAACATCAGGTTTTGTTTGATGACACCATCCAGTGTTTTTGAGAAG GTAAAAACATCAGAGTTTTATCGATACTCCCGGCAGCTGCGACATGAGGTTGACCAAGCCATGAATTACTTTCATAGCGTTCACCAACAGCCTTTGATGGAAATGAAATCGAACAAAATTCGTTCCGCCAAACCCCAGACTGCAGTATTTAGAGGAATGATAGGACACAGTATGGTAAACAGTAAAATTCTTCTCTTGCACAAACCAAGGGTCTGGTGGGAACTAGAGGGTCCTCAAGTACCTTTACGACCAGACTGCCTTGCCATTGTAAATAACTTCGTGTTCTTATTAGGTGGGGAAGAACTGGGGCCAGATGGTGAGTTCCATGCTTCATCCAAAGTGTTTAGATATGACCCAAGACAGAACACCTGGTTACGAATGGCAGACATGTCTGTGCCACGTTCTGAGTTTGCTGTTGGAGTGATTGGCAGGTATGTTTATGCAGTGGCTGGGAGAACAAGGGATGAAACGTTTTACTCAACTGAACGGTATGATATTACTGAAGATAAATGGGAATTTGTGGATCCCTATCCAGTCAATAAGTATGGACATGAGGGGACTGTGCTTGGTAACAAGTTGTATATCACTGGTGGAATTACATCATCTTCAACTTCAAAGCAAGTGTGTGTGTTTGATCCCAGTAAAGAAGGGACGGTAGAGCAGCGAACACGGAGAACTCAAGTGGTCACTAACTGTTGGGAGaacaaatgtaaaatgaatTATGCAAGATGCTTTCACAAAATGATTTCTTATAATG aggaaaacaaatggaaagaaGATGAATATCCAAGGATGCCATGCAAGCTGGATGGCTTACAGGTCTGCAGCCTGCACTTTCCTGAGTATGTTTTGGAGCATGTTAGACGTTGCAGCTAA
- the KLHL15 gene encoding kelch-like protein 15 isoform X5, producing the protein MAGDVEGFSSSIHDTSVSAGFRALYEEGLLLDVTLVIEDHQFQAHKALLATQSDYFRIMFTADMRERDQDKIHLKGLTATGFSHVLQFMYYGTIELSMNTVHEILQAAMYVQLIEVVKFCCSFLLAKICLENCAEIMRLLDDFGVNIEGVREKLDSFLLENFVPLMSRPDFLSYLSFEKLMSYLDNDHLSRFPEIELYEAVQAWLRHDRRRWRHTDTIIQNIRFCLMTPSSVFEKVKTSEFYRYSRQLRHEVDQAMNYFHSVHQQPLMEMKSNKIRSAKPQTAVFRGMIGHSMVNSKILLLHKPRVWWELEGPQVPLRPDCLAIVNNFVFLLGGEELGPDGEFHASSKVFRYDPRQNTWLRMADMSVPRSEFAVGVIGRK; encoded by the exons ATGGCAGGGGACGTGGAAGGGTTTAGCTCCTCCATCCATGACACCAGTGTCTCTGCAGGATTCAGAGCACTGTATGAGGAGGGATTGCTTCTTGATGTCACACTTGTCATTGAAGACCACCAATTTCAGGCCCATAAAGCACTGCTTGCCACCCAGAGTGATTACTTCAGGATTATGTTCACAGCAGACATGCGAGAACGAGATCAGGACAAAATCCATTTGAAAGGTCTGACAGCTACAGGCTTCAGTCATGTCCTCCAATTCATGTACTATGGAACTATTGAACTGAGTATGAACACTGTTCATGAAATCCTTCAGGCTGCCATGTATGTTCAGCTTATAGAGGTGGTAaagttttgctgctcttttctcttAGCTAAAATCTGCTTAGAAAACTGTGCAGAAATTATGAGACTACTGGATGATTTTGGTGTAAACATCGAAGGAGTCAGGGAAAAACTGGATTCCTTTCTGCTAGAGAATTTTGTGCCACTCATGTCCAGACCTGACTTTCTTTCATATCTTAGCTTTGAGAAGCTCATGTCTTACTTGGATAATGATCATCTGAGCAGGTTTCCAGAGATAGAGCTGTATGAAGCTGTTCAGGCCTGGCTACGCCATGATAGAAGACGCTGGAGACATACGGACACCATCATTCAGAACATCAGGTTTTGTTTGATGACACCATCCAGTGTTTTTGAGAAG GTAAAAACATCAGAGTTTTATCGATACTCCCGGCAGCTGCGACATGAGGTTGACCAAGCCATGAATTACTTTCATAGCGTTCACCAACAGCCTTTGATGGAAATGAAATCGAACAAAATTCGTTCCGCCAAACCCCAGACTGCAGTATTTAGAGGAATGATAGGACACAGTATGGTAAACAGTAAAATTCTTCTCTTGCACAAACCAAGGGTCTGGTGGGAACTAGAGGGTCCTCAAGTACCTTTACGACCAGACTGCCTTGCCATTGTAAATAACTTCGTGTTCTTATTAGGTGGGGAAGAACTGGGGCCAGATGGTGAGTTCCATGCTTCATCCAAAGTGTTTAGATATGACCCAAGACAGAACACCTGGTTACGAATGGCAGACATGTCTGTGCCACGTTCTGAGTTTGCTGTTGGAGTGATTGGCAG